The following are from one region of the Littorina saxatilis isolate snail1 linkage group LG2, US_GU_Lsax_2.0, whole genome shotgun sequence genome:
- the LOC138952494 gene encoding glutamate receptor ionotropic, kainate 3-like yields MVPLLLLLSSTAATNITICIVEEQTYHSSENSTVGATSLDNVSALLRSRLTDIALDVSLAHYAVSAPEFPFVSLTACEFLNSSCAGVVTLAPCDHVQYMHDWATEHVIPHVIVSQTSCKGTSSHPAQTMTQPRTDHRLLQQLLVHLGWTHVAIIVDSRSVAGLVKQLSDVYMGTIMFRLFDHHDNNTQAHLQHVQRQLNTMKDSLFFNILVVASNDTASFILREKVYLQDQELRDTILHMYSYPDHAQKIGLLSRDHFWVIALPDSLCSDLMEGVIVEGSNILVVQPLPSGVKESKATCRYKSAVCEQSAKTDNADVTRLAETVEVLVRSAVKTGFAEHAHNVSENSSICENSTCALNRRSAVSRALNETQTANNRWTTDSTSYSICSTDSDSPKGLVSVGRWSQYSGLELSEGPAYRNTFRDFGYRTLKVGTQDAKPFVQKKGGNGTQFEGFCVDILNELALALKFKYEFVEPPDGEWGAPADDKGNWTGIIQQVLRKEVDFGIGPFTITSIREDVIDFTKPFMEDGVGILTQRPDSDAKNMFKMFTPLTPQVWGAVAGAVVLVSVCLYCIERSSPFSARNLDGDRKLGMLGSFWLIYGSYMEQGGDPHPRSVSARCLVGFWWLFTILMTSTYTANLAAFLTVTIEDSPVNSLSELSMNSDLKPLVKAGSNVRTLFREAEGGVYQDVWHKMSGMPTVKSNDEALDYVLDGTYAYMTDNSQLEYIMLKDCTTYSLAKELFNTGGFGFVLQEDSPYMDVINYNIMKMQEAGLMDKWRQRWWSSPDPCTSSGRTSAAKELDWPSLSGLFYIFLGVASVSVLLRILEFFLHGDKLLQIWKRLKSKVRRSASVERGAGGTSCMCSVGSEDSVNTQCTRCSTSSGIHRNGARMRSSLGSHINGTVKLELDGKFAENNVGNGEDLNGFLSVCLDSVEDPNRLGNGGFGSLYDNPVTDKRGSEFQDFDSGNRTYWELGVQTRASARRKSSDIP; encoded by the exons atggtgcctcttctcttgCTGCTGTCTAGCACCGCTGCCACCAATATTACAATCT GCATAGTCGAAGAACAAACTTATCATTCGTCCGAAAACTCTACCGTCGGGGCAACCTCTTTGGATAACGTCAGTGCTTTACTGAGGTCAAGGCTGACTGACATCGCGCTTGACGTATCCTTGGCACACTACGCGGTCAGCGCTCCAGAGTTCCCctttgtctctctgaccg CGTGTGAATTTCTGAACTCATCCTGCGCGGGAGTGGTTACACTGGCACCCTGTGACCACGTGCAGTACATGCATGACTGGGCCACGGAACACGTCATACCGCACGTCATCGTCTCGCAGACGTCATGCAAAGGGACGTCATCTCATCCAGCACAAACAATGACGCAACCGCGTACCGATCATCGATTGCTGCAGCAGCTTCTCGTCCACCTGGGGTGGACACATGTTGCGATTATTGTGGACTCAAGAAGTGTTG CTGGTCTGGTGAAACAGCTGTCCGATGTGTACATGGGTACCATCATGTTTCGGCTCTTTGATCACCATGACAACAACACCCAAGCTCACTTGCAGCACGTGCAGAGACAGCTGAATACAATGAAAGATTCTCTCTTCTTCAACATCTTGGTGGTCGCTTCCAACGACACTGCTTCGTTCATTTTGCGAGAG AAAGTGTATTTGCAGGACCAAGAGCTTAGAGATACCATCCTTCACATGTACTCGTATCCTGATCAT GCACAGAAAATTGGCCTTTTGTCACGGGATCACTTCTGGGTTATCGCTCTACCCGACAGTCTTTGCTCTGACCTGATGGAAGGTGTCATTGTCGAGGGCTCAAACATCCTTGTTGTCCAACCACTCCCCTCAGGAGTGAAGGAAAGTAAAGCCACCTGTCGGTACAAGTCTGCAGTCTGTGAACAATCTGCAAAAACTGACAAT GCTGACGTGACAAGGCTAGCCGAGACTGTGGAGGTCTTGGTTAGATCGGCAGTTAAAACCGGATTCGCGGAGCATGCGCACAACGTTAGCGAGAACTCTTCCATCTGTGAAAACAGTACATGTGCCCTCAATCGACGGTCTGCAGTCTCACGCGCACTCAACGAG ACACAAACAGCAAACAACCGCTGGACAACGGACAGCACAAGCTACTCTATCTGCAGCACAGATTCAGACAGCCCCAAAGGACTGGTCAGCGTGGGCAGGTGGTCACAGTACTCAGGTCTGGAGCTGTCCGAAGGTCCAGCCTACAGGAACACTTTCAGAGACTTTGGCTATCGCACACTGAAAGTGGGAACGCAGGAC GCCAAACCCTTTGTTCAGAAGAAAGGAGGCAACGGGACACAGTTTGAAGGGTTTTGTGTCGATATCCTAAACGAACTGGCTTTAGCCCTCAAATTTAA GTATGAGTTCGTGGAGCCCCCAGATGGAGAATGGGGGGCACCAGCTGATGACAAAGGCAACTGGACTGGCATCATTCAGCAGGTGTTAAGAAAG GAGGTGGACTTTGGAATCGGCCCTTTCACTATCACCTCCATCCGAGAAGATGTCATCGACTTCACCAAGCCGTTTATGGAAGATGGCGTGGGCATCCTCACCCAAAGACCGGACTCTGACGCCAAAAATATGTTCAAGATGTTCACCCCTCTCACTCCTCAAGTGTGGGGTGCGGTGGCGGGCGCTGTGGttcttgtcagtgtgtgtttgtactgCATCGAGAGGTCGAGTCCATTCTCCGCCAGAAACCTGGACGGTGACAGAAAGCTCGGAATGTTGGGAAGCTTCTGGTTGATCTATGGGTCGTATATGGAGCAAG GTGGCGACCCTCACCCACGCAGTGTATCGGCGCGGTGTTTGGTGGGGTTCTGGTGGCTCTTCACCATACTGATGACCTCTACCTACACGGCCAACCTGGCGGCCTTCCTTACCGTCACCATAGAGGACAGCCCAGTCAACTCTCTGTCTGAACTGTCCATGAACTCTGACCTCAAACCACTGGTCAAGGCAGGATCAAACGTCAGGACACTCTTCAGG GAGGCAGAAGGCGGCGTGTACCAAGACGTGTGGCACAAGATGTCAGGCATGCCCACAGTGAAGAGCAACGATGAGGCTTTGGATTACGTGCTGGACGGCACCTATGCCTACATGACGGACAACAGTCAGTTGGAGTACATCATGCTGAAGGACTGCACCACCTACTCGCTGGCTAAGGAGCTTTTCAACACTGGCGGCTTCGGCTTCGTTTTGCAGGAAGACTCGCCTTATATGGATGTCATAAATTACAA CATAATGAAGATGCAGGAAGCAGGGCTGATGGACAAGTGGCGCCAGAGGTGGTGGTCAAGCCCGGACCCTTGCACTTCTTCAGGCCGCACGAGCGCAGCCAAGGAGCTGGACTGGCCCTCCCTCTCGGGACTCTTCTACATCTTCCTGGGAGTGGCCTCTGTCTCCGTTCTCCTCCGGATCCTCGAGTTCTTTCTCCACGGGGACAAGCTTTTGCAGATCTGGAAACGCCTCAAGTCCAAGGTTCGCAGATCTGCCTCGGTTGAAAGAGGAGCCGGGGGAACGAGCTGCATGTGCTCTGTAGGGTCCGAGGACAGTGTCAATACGCAGTGCACTAGATGCTCTACCAGTTCCGGAATCCACAGAAACGGCGCACGTATGAGGTCGTCACTGGGGTCTCACATCAACGGTACAGTAAAGTTGGAACTTGATGGAAAATTTGCAGAAAATAATGTTGGAAACGGCGAAGACCTCAACGGCTTTTTGAGCGTCTGTCTTGATAGCGTTGAAGACCCTAACAGACTTGGTAACGGGGGCTTTGGCTCCCTTTACGATAACCCAGTGACTGACAAGAGAGGttctgaatttcaagactttgATTCAGGCAACAGAACCTACTGGGAGCTAGGTGTTCAGACACGGGCAAGCGCCAGGAGGAAAAGCTCAGACATTCCCTGA